The following are from one region of the Klebsiella aerogenes genome:
- the rpsU gene encoding 30S ribosomal protein S21 has product MPVIKVRENEPFDVALRRFKRSCEKAGVLAEVRRREFYEKPTTERKRAKASAVKRHAKKLARENARRTRLY; this is encoded by the coding sequence ATGCCGGTAATTAAAGTACGTGAAAACGAGCCGTTCGACGTAGCACTGCGTCGCTTCAAACGTTCATGCGAAAAAGCAGGTGTTCTGGCGGAAGTTCGTCGTCGTGAGTTCTATGAAAAACCGACTACCGAACGTAAACGCGCTAAAGCTTCTGCTGTGAAACGTCACGCGAAGAAACTGGCTCGCGAAAACGCACGCCGCACTCGTCTGTACTAA
- the plsY gene encoding glycerol-3-phosphate 1-O-acyltransferase PlsY, protein MSAIAPGLVILAYLCGSISSAILVCRLAGLPDPRDSGSGNPGATNVLRIGGKGAAVAVLIFDVLKGMLPVWGAWALGLTPFWLGLVAIAACVGHIWPVFFNFRGGKGVATAFGAIAPIGWDLTGVMAGTWLLTILLSGYSSLGAIVSALIAPFYVWWFKPQYTFPVSMLSCLILLRHHDNIQRLWRRQETKIWSRFKKKKKTPEQK, encoded by the coding sequence ATGAGTGCAATCGCGCCTGGACTTGTTATCCTCGCCTACCTCTGCGGCTCAATTTCCAGCGCCATTCTGGTGTGCCGTCTTGCTGGTTTGCCCGATCCTCGCGATAGCGGTTCCGGCAATCCTGGGGCGACGAACGTACTCCGAATTGGCGGCAAGGGAGCAGCCGTAGCGGTATTAATTTTTGATGTCCTGAAGGGCATGCTGCCAGTATGGGGCGCCTGGGCACTCGGTCTGACGCCGTTCTGGCTCGGACTGGTGGCGATCGCCGCCTGCGTAGGCCATATCTGGCCGGTATTCTTTAATTTCCGCGGCGGCAAAGGCGTGGCGACGGCTTTCGGCGCTATCGCCCCTATCGGCTGGGATCTCACCGGCGTCATGGCGGGCACCTGGTTGCTGACCATTCTGCTCAGCGGTTATTCGTCGTTGGGCGCGATCGTCAGCGCGCTGATCGCTCCCTTCTACGTCTGGTGGTTTAAACCACAGTATACCTTCCCGGTTTCCATGCTCTCCTGCCTGATTCTGCTGCGTCATCACGACAATATTCAGCGTCTGTGGCGTCGTCAGGAAACCAAAATCTGGTCACGCTTCAAGAAGAAGAAAAAAACGCCAGAGCAGAAATAA
- the folB gene encoding bifunctional dihydroneopterin aldolase/7,8-dihydroneopterin epimerase: MDIVFIEQLSVITTIGVYDWEQTIEQKLVFDIEMAWDNRKAAASDDVSDCLSYADISELVINHVEGGRFALVERVAEEIADLLLQKFHSPWVRIKVSKPGAVARAANVGVIIERGSNLKQNVSRHIV, translated from the coding sequence ATGGATATTGTATTTATAGAACAACTTTCGGTAATCACCACTATTGGTGTTTATGACTGGGAACAGACCATCGAACAGAAATTAGTGTTCGATATCGAAATGGCGTGGGATAACCGCAAAGCGGCGGCCAGCGACGATGTGAGCGATTGTCTAAGTTATGCTGATATCAGCGAACTGGTTATCAACCACGTCGAGGGCGGGCGCTTTGCGCTGGTGGAGCGCGTGGCGGAAGAGATAGCCGACCTGCTGTTGCAAAAATTCCACTCGCCGTGGGTACGTATTAAAGTCAGTAAGCCCGGTGCGGTGGCGCGTGCGGCTAACGTCGGGGTTATCATTGAGCGTGGCAGTAATCTGAAACAAAACGTTTCACGTCATATTGTTTAA
- the tsaD gene encoding tRNA (adenosine(37)-N6)-threonylcarbamoyltransferase complex transferase subunit TsaD: MRVLGIETSCDETGIAIYDDKQGLLANQLYSQVKLHADYGGVVPELASRDHVRKTVPLIQAALKEAGLTAKDIDAVAYTAGPGLVGALLVGATVGRSLAFAWNVPAIPVHHMEGHLLAPMLEDNPPAFPFVALLVSGGHTQLISVTGIGQYELLGESIDDAAGEAFDKTAKLLGLDYPGGPMLSKMAAQGTEGRFIFPRPMTDRPGLDFSFSGLKTFAANTIRNNGDDEQTRADIARAFEDAVVDTLMIKCRRALDQTGFKRLVMAGGVSANRTLRAKLAEMMSKRGGEVFYARPEFCTDNGAMIAYAGMVRLQGGANASLGVTVRPRWPLAELPAA, translated from the coding sequence ATGCGTGTACTGGGAATTGAAACATCCTGCGATGAAACCGGCATCGCCATTTATGACGACAAACAAGGTCTGTTAGCCAATCAATTGTATAGTCAGGTTAAATTACATGCCGACTACGGCGGTGTGGTGCCTGAACTGGCGTCACGCGACCACGTGCGCAAGACCGTCCCGCTGATTCAGGCGGCGCTGAAAGAAGCGGGCCTGACGGCAAAAGATATTGATGCCGTCGCGTATACGGCAGGGCCGGGTCTGGTTGGCGCGCTGCTGGTCGGCGCGACAGTCGGCCGCTCGCTGGCTTTCGCCTGGAACGTTCCGGCGATCCCGGTACACCATATGGAAGGGCATCTGTTGGCGCCGATGCTGGAAGATAACCCACCAGCGTTTCCGTTTGTCGCGCTGCTGGTCTCCGGCGGCCATACTCAGCTGATTAGCGTGACCGGCATTGGCCAGTACGAGCTGTTAGGCGAGTCAATCGACGATGCGGCGGGCGAAGCCTTCGATAAGACGGCGAAATTGCTGGGTCTGGATTATCCGGGCGGGCCGATGCTGTCGAAAATGGCTGCCCAGGGTACTGAAGGCCGTTTCATTTTCCCGCGACCGATGACCGATCGCCCGGGGCTCGACTTCAGCTTCTCCGGCCTGAAAACCTTTGCCGCCAACACCATTCGCAACAACGGCGATGATGAACAAACGCGCGCCGATATTGCCCGCGCGTTTGAAGACGCGGTCGTCGATACACTGATGATCAAATGCCGTCGCGCGTTGGATCAAACCGGCTTTAAGCGTCTGGTCATGGCAGGCGGTGTGAGCGCCAACCGCACGCTGCGCGCGAAGCTGGCGGAGATGATGAGCAAACGCGGTGGTGAGGTGTTTTATGCCCGTCCTGAGTTCTGCACCGATAACGGCGCAATGATTGCCTATGCCGGTATGGTGCGCCTGCAAGGCGGCGCTAACGCCAGCCTGGGAGTGACGGTACGGCCGCGTTGGCCGCTGGCGGAACTGCCTGCCGCCTGA
- a CDS encoding MFS transporter — protein sequence MTDVINATPATSSVSPGGEVRWISNAADVSRLINEGSSGRNNARIVMGIALGGIFLDAYDLGSLAFGLKDITREFNLTPAGTGMVASAITFGAIVGALLGGYLTDKIGRYRVFMADMLFFVVAAIACALAPNEYILTGARFVMGLGVGIDLPVAMAFLSEFARLKGPGNKAASVAMWCPTWYAAISISYLLVLFFYAVLPESHSDWLWRIILGFGAIPALVIIAIRSRYMSESPVWAANQGNLREAASILRQAYNINAHVAQEALEKPAPKVRTAQWSNYLRLFRGVYLRRTTLSTLLSVVSSFAYNAVAFGLPVIISSFFVQSMLTTILISLALNLLFAFVGGLLAVRLVPRFGAWRMSLAGYSCQLTALLGLALIGRPDGAGEGIAAVAMLALFLFGQGFGPGAHTMTFASLSYPTSLRGVGVGLNQTLMRGSSTLSLFLFPLLVAALDTRVFWIIAAAPLIGLLSLLLIRWEPSGYDIDAEDYQGQ from the coding sequence ATGACTGACGTAATTAACGCGACGCCTGCGACAAGCTCGGTATCGCCCGGCGGGGAAGTACGATGGATCAGTAACGCGGCGGATGTTTCGCGGCTGATTAATGAAGGCAGCAGCGGGCGTAATAACGCGCGCATCGTGATGGGGATCGCTCTTGGCGGTATCTTCCTCGATGCCTACGATCTTGGATCTCTGGCCTTCGGCCTGAAAGATATCACCCGGGAATTCAACCTGACGCCCGCTGGTACTGGTATGGTCGCCTCGGCCATTACCTTCGGCGCCATCGTCGGCGCGCTGCTGGGCGGTTACCTCACCGATAAAATTGGCCGTTACCGCGTTTTTATGGCGGATATGCTGTTCTTCGTGGTGGCGGCAATCGCCTGCGCGCTGGCGCCGAACGAATACATCCTCACCGGCGCGCGCTTCGTGATGGGTTTAGGGGTGGGAATAGACCTGCCGGTGGCGATGGCGTTCCTCAGCGAATTCGCCAGGCTCAAGGGACCCGGTAACAAGGCGGCCAGCGTGGCAATGTGGTGCCCGACCTGGTACGCCGCAATCAGCATTTCGTATCTGCTGGTGCTCTTCTTCTACGCCGTCTTGCCGGAAAGCCACAGCGACTGGCTATGGCGTATTATTCTTGGCTTCGGCGCCATCCCGGCGCTGGTGATTATCGCCATCCGCAGCCGCTATATGAGCGAATCGCCGGTGTGGGCCGCCAACCAGGGCAATCTGCGCGAAGCGGCGTCGATTCTACGCCAGGCCTACAATATCAATGCCCACGTCGCCCAGGAGGCGTTGGAAAAACCGGCACCTAAGGTACGTACCGCCCAGTGGAGCAACTATCTGCGCCTGTTCCGCGGCGTCTATTTACGCCGCACGACGCTCTCCACTCTGCTGTCGGTCGTCTCTTCGTTTGCTTATAACGCTGTCGCCTTCGGCCTGCCAGTGATCATTTCCAGTTTCTTCGTGCAGTCAATGCTGACGACGATTTTGATCTCGCTGGCGCTGAATCTGCTGTTCGCGTTCGTCGGCGGGCTCCTGGCAGTGCGTCTGGTACCACGGTTCGGAGCCTGGCGGATGTCGCTGGCGGGCTATAGCTGTCAGTTGACGGCGCTGCTCGGCCTGGCGCTGATTGGCCGCCCGGACGGCGCTGGTGAAGGAATCGCGGCAGTGGCGATGCTGGCGCTGTTTCTCTTCGGTCAGGGCTTCGGCCCCGGCGCACATACCATGACTTTCGCGTCGTTAAGCTATCCGACATCGCTGCGCGGCGTCGGCGTCGGACTCAACCAGACGCTGATGCGCGGCAGCTCGACGCTCTCTTTATTTCTCTTCCCGCTGCTGGTGGCCGCGCTGGATACCCGCGTCTTCTGGATCATTGCCGCCGCGCCGCTGATTGGCCTGCTATCGCTGCTGCTTATCCGCTGGGAGCCGTCGGGATACGATATCGACGCCGAAGATTATCAGGGGCAATAA
- the bacA gene encoding undecaprenyl-diphosphate phosphatase has translation MGDIHSLLIAAILGVVEGLTEFLPVSSTGHMIIVGHLLGFEGDTANTFEVVIQLGSILAVVVVFWRRLFGLIGIHFGRPPVHEGEGSGRLSLIHILLGMIPAVVLGLVFHDLIKSLFNPVNVMYALIVGGFLLIAAELFKPKTPRAVGIDDMTYRQAFAIGCFQCLALWPGFSRSGATISGGMLMGVSRYAASEFSFLLAVPMMMGATVLDVYKSIGFLNAGDIPMFAVGFIMAFVVALIAIKTFLQLIKRISFIPFAIYRFIVAAAVYVVFF, from the coding sequence ATGGGCGATATACACTCGCTGCTGATAGCGGCAATATTGGGTGTGGTTGAAGGGTTAACGGAATTTCTACCTGTCTCCAGTACTGGTCATATGATTATCGTCGGTCATCTCCTGGGGTTTGAAGGCGATACCGCCAATACATTTGAAGTTGTCATCCAGTTAGGTTCTATCCTGGCTGTCGTCGTGGTGTTCTGGCGCCGTCTGTTTGGCCTGATTGGTATTCATTTCGGCAGACCGCCGGTGCATGAAGGTGAAGGTTCCGGGCGCTTATCGCTGATTCATATCCTGTTAGGCATGATCCCGGCAGTGGTGCTGGGGTTGGTATTCCATGATCTGATCAAATCGCTGTTCAACCCGGTTAACGTGATGTACGCACTGATCGTTGGCGGTTTCCTGCTGATTGCGGCGGAACTGTTCAAACCGAAAACGCCGCGCGCGGTGGGGATTGACGATATGACCTATCGTCAGGCGTTCGCTATCGGCTGCTTCCAGTGTCTGGCGCTGTGGCCGGGCTTTTCCCGTTCCGGGGCGACGATTTCCGGCGGGATGCTGATGGGCGTCAGCCGCTATGCGGCCTCCGAATTTTCTTTCCTGCTGGCAGTGCCGATGATGATGGGCGCCACTGTACTGGATGTCTACAAGAGCATTGGCTTCCTCAATGCGGGTGATATCCCGATGTTCGCCGTCGGCTTTATCATGGCCTTCGTCGTGGCGCTGATCGCGATTAAAACCTTCTTGCAGCTGATTAAACGTATCTCGTTTATTCCGTTCGCTATCTACCGCTTTATCGTCGCGGCAGCCGTCTACGTGGTCTTCTTCTAA
- the dnaG gene encoding DNA primase produces MAGRIPRVFINDLLARTDIIDLIDARVKLKKQGKNYHACCPFHNEKTPSFTVNGEKQFYHCFGCGAHGNAIDFLMNYDKLEFVETVEELAAMHNLEVPYEAGNGPSQIERHQRQNLYQLLDGLNTFYQQSLMQPAADSARQYLAKRGLSSEVITRFAIGFAPPGWDNVLKRFGGNQENRQSLIDAGMLVTNDQGRSYDRFRERVMFPIRDKRGRVIGFGGRVLGDALPKYLNSPETDIFHKGRQLYGLYEAQQDNAEPQRLLVVEGYMDVVALAQYGINYAVASLGTSTTADHIQLLFRATNQVICCYDGDRAGRDAAWRALETALPYMTDGRQLRFMFLPDGEDPDTLVRKEGKEAFEARMEQAQPLSTFLFNSLMPQVDLSTPDGRAQLSTLALPLITQVPGETLRIYLRQELGNKLGILDDAQLERLMPKQAENNAQRPAPQLKRTTMRILIGLLVQNPDLAPLVPPLVGLDQQKMPGLGLFSELVNTCLSQPGLTTGQLLEQYRGTNEAATLEKLSMWDDIADKDIAEQTFTDSLNHMFDSLLELRQEELIARDRTHGLSSEERRELWTISQELAKK; encoded by the coding sequence ATGGCTGGACGAATCCCACGTGTATTCATTAATGACCTGCTGGCAAGAACCGACATCATCGATCTGATCGATGCGCGGGTGAAGCTGAAAAAGCAGGGCAAGAATTATCACGCGTGCTGTCCGTTCCATAACGAGAAAACCCCCTCCTTCACCGTCAACGGTGAAAAACAGTTTTACCATTGCTTCGGCTGCGGTGCGCACGGCAATGCTATCGACTTCCTGATGAACTATGACAAGCTCGAGTTCGTCGAAACCGTCGAAGAGCTGGCCGCCATGCACAACCTTGAAGTGCCCTATGAAGCAGGTAACGGACCGAGCCAGATAGAACGCCATCAGCGGCAAAATCTCTATCAGTTATTGGACGGTCTGAACACGTTTTACCAACAGTCTCTGATGCAGCCCGCCGCCGACTCCGCGCGCCAGTATCTGGCAAAACGCGGCTTAAGCAGCGAGGTGATTACACGCTTTGCAATAGGCTTTGCTCCCCCTGGCTGGGATAACGTTTTAAAACGTTTTGGCGGCAATCAAGAAAATCGCCAATCGCTTATTGATGCAGGCATGCTGGTCACCAACGATCAGGGTCGCAGTTACGACCGCTTCCGCGAACGGGTGATGTTCCCGATCCGCGATAAGCGAGGCCGGGTGATTGGTTTTGGCGGGCGCGTGCTGGGCGATGCGCTGCCGAAGTACCTGAACTCCCCGGAGACCGATATTTTCCATAAAGGCCGCCAGTTGTACGGCCTGTATGAAGCGCAGCAGGATAATGCCGAACCTCAGCGTCTGCTGGTGGTCGAAGGTTATATGGACGTCGTCGCGCTGGCGCAGTACGGCATTAATTACGCCGTCGCCTCGCTGGGCACCTCGACCACCGCCGACCATATTCAGCTGCTGTTCAGAGCGACCAATCAGGTCATCTGCTGTTATGACGGCGACCGGGCTGGCCGCGATGCGGCATGGCGCGCGCTGGAAACGGCGCTGCCCTACATGACTGATGGTCGTCAGCTACGCTTTATGTTTTTACCTGATGGCGAAGACCCGGATACGCTGGTGCGTAAAGAGGGCAAAGAAGCGTTTGAAGCGCGGATGGAGCAGGCACAGCCGCTCTCCACGTTTTTATTCAATAGTCTGATGCCGCAGGTCGATCTGAGCACCCCGGACGGGCGCGCGCAGTTGAGCACGCTGGCGTTGCCACTGATTACCCAGGTGCCGGGTGAAACGCTGCGTATTTATTTGCGCCAGGAGCTGGGCAACAAGTTGGGGATTCTGGATGACGCTCAGCTTGAACGTTTAATGCCGAAACAGGCGGAAAATAACGCTCAACGCCCGGCGCCGCAGCTAAAACGCACGACCATGCGTATACTTATAGGGTTACTGGTGCAGAACCCCGATCTGGCGCCACTGGTTCCGCCGTTGGTCGGTCTGGATCAGCAGAAGATGCCAGGACTTGGCTTATTCAGCGAACTGGTCAATACCTGTTTATCTCAGCCGGGTCTGACCACCGGGCAGCTGTTAGAGCAGTATCGCGGGACAAATGAAGCGGCGACCCTTGAAAAACTGTCGATGTGGGACGATATAGCAGATAAGGATATCGCGGAACAAACCTTCACCGACTCGCTCAACCATATGTTTGACTCACTGCTGGAACTGCGACAAGAAGAGTTGATAGCTCGCGATCGCACACACGGTCTAAGCAGTGAGGAGCGCCGGGAGCTCTGGACTATCAGCCAGGAACTGGCCAAAAAATGA